The region TTTATCAGACAAAATGTCATTGGAAGCATCATCTCGGCGGGAACAGGCCATATACTGGCTTCCGAGCTCGCGCATTTGTTAATCACAATTGAAGGATATATTGAAAAAATGATTTCCTCTATAAAGCAGCTAGTCAGTTCTCCATCGTTTAAAAGGACAGATTGGAAACAAAATGGACTGTTCCCGTTGATTAAGCTTTTAATGGATCATAAATTCCGCTCTTTGGCTGTGACAGGACAAAAGTATATCGAAACGGTCAGGAAAAGCGACCGCCAGCAGCTTCATCCGGTTTGGTTCGATTTGGCCGAGCGGTTTCAACTCTGTTTTTTCTCGAGCATCCCGAACGAGCTTCATTCCCTTGAACAGCTCGCCAAGCTGCTCGGTGACATAAAGACAACAATGAAACAATACACGGATGCCAATGGCGAAAGCGGTTATATCGAGATGGCCTACGCATTGAATAGCACGATCTACTGCAGCGGCGATATAACCGTTTTTGGCCAAGGGTGCTATAACTGCACCATTCACTCCGGCGGTTTTCTAAATGTAAAAGGAATTATGCGCGGTGGCCGCGCCTACGCCCGAAAAGGGGCGTTGATTCAAGAAGCCGGTTCGGATTCTGGAGTGGTTACACGCATCGTAGTGCCGCATGGCCAAACGGTGAAATTCGGTGTCGCAAAAGAAGGGACGATTGTCCAAATTGGAAAAACATCCTATACGTTTCAAAAAGAACAACGCCAAATTGAGGTCGTGTTAGATGAGAACGGTCAAATCATTTTGGACGAAAAAAGTTGAGGGGGATATAAATGTTCTGTTAATCGAGAGATCACTAGTTGGAAGAGGAGGATAGAAAGAAGGGAAGGAAGCAATGAATGATTTAAAAATCGTGATTGCTGATGATGATGCGTCTTCAAGATCGATTTTGCGGCATTTTATCCACTTATTCCCCAATTACGACGTTGTGGCTGAGGCGACAAGCGGAGAGGAGTTTTTGCAACTTGTGCTCCAAGAACAGCCGGATATTGTATTGGTCGATATCAATATGCCTGGGCTCGATGGCATGGAGGCGGTCAAAATATGCAGGCAGCTTTTTCCCGCCCTCCAGGTGATTTTTATTACTGGATACGATGAATTTGCCGTAGAGGCTTTTGAAGTGTCCGCTACGGATTATATCGTGAAACCGATTGAGCGAACGCGTCTCTTTTATGCGTTGGAAAAGGCCCGCAAACTGATTGAAATGGCCAAGCAATGCGCCGCTGTAAAAGCGAAACAGCCGAGCAAAAGACTTGGAATCCGATCGAAAAACTCTATTGTTTTGCTGCCGATGGAAGATATTTTATTCGTGGAAAAGGAAAGCAGAAAAACGGTCATTCACACAGCAAATGAGCGATATGAAACAACGGAGACGCTGAACGAAATTGAAAGGGAGCTGGACAATTGTTTTTTTAAGACTCACCGCTCTTATATTATCAATTTAAAAAAAATAGTAAAAATTACGCAGGTTGGCGAAACGTATTTAGCTCATTTTTTCGATAGTGAGAAAGTCGCATATATTTCGAAACTGAAATTTCATGAAGTGCAGAGAAGAATTTTCGATATGAATAATTAGGTGAGTTTTTCAGCAGGAAGCAGAGAGCAGCATGGAATTGCTGAAAAACAGCGTTGGGCAACCTACAATCAGCATAGGAATCGTTGTTTGCCCATCGGATGGAAACACCTCGAAAAAAGTTGAGCGTCCACGCCGACCAGGTCTTTATGAGGCAAAGGGTGAGCGCAACAGTTATAAGTTTTACGGCCGGAATGTTTGAAAACTGTCAAGTAGGCTCTGTATGATCTGCAGGTGTTAGCAAAGAACATCAATGCCAAAAATGAAGGGGCTGACCCAGAAGCGTCAATCCTCTTAAATGAAATACAATATATTGTGTATAATTCGTTATTTCGTGACTATATATGGTGATGAGGAAGGGTGTCCCGATCCTTTTGAGACACCCTCTTCTTTATCGCGAAGTATATGTCAGCACTACTTACTGAGAAAGATCCTCACCTTGAAACAGAAGATGAGAGAGGAGAAAGTTCGGAGCGGGACAGCCTGTTAAGCCAGTCTCGAGAAGAGATCAAATAAGCCCCGACCATCTCGCCAGCTGTGCGGTCGTAAAGGTGACCGCAATGGCAATCGCTGTCGGCAAGGCAAAGGCGACGAATGTCCATTTCGCGCTTTTCGTTTCTTTGTAAATGTTGACGAGCGTCGTGCCGCATGGGTAGTGAAGCAGGGAAAACAACATCATATTGAGGGCGGTGAGCCACGTCCAGCCGTGGTCGAGCAAAATTTGTTTTAGAGAATGCAGGCCATCGACTTCAGTGAGCGCCCCCGCGGATAAATAGCCCATCAGCAAAATCGGCACGACAATTTCATTGGCTGGCAATCCTAAAATGAACGCCATCAAAATGTAGCCATCCAATCCCAATGCTTTGGCAAACGGGTCAAGCCAGTCGGCTAAATACGCCAGCACGGTCGCATCTCCCACGTGAATATTGCCCAGGATCCATGTCACAATGCCAGCCGGCGCCGCAACCGTTACCGCCCGTTTCAGCACATAGAGTGATTTGTCGAGGGTAGCCCGGACGATCGTCTCCATGATCTTCGGGCGCCGATACGGCGGCAGCTCTAGCGTGTAATGGGTCGGAATGCCGCGCAAGGCTGTCTTGGATAGAATCCACGAGACGGTTAACGTGACGATGATGCCAAACAGAACAATGGCGACGACCGCACCCGCTGTCACGAACGTGTTCCATCCGCCTGTATAACCGGCCGCCATAAATAAGGAAGAAAGCAGGATCAGCGTTGGCCAACGTCCATTGCAGGGGACGAAGTTGTTGGTCAAAATGGCGAGCATCCGTTCGCGCGGTGATTCGATAATGCGCGTCGACATGATGGCCGCCGCGTTGCAGCCGAAGCCCATGGCCATCGTCAGCGATTGTTTGCCATGCGCCCCCGCTTTTTTAAACAAGCGATCCATGTTAAAGGCGACACGCGGCAAGTAGCCATAATTTTCGAGCAAAGCGAATACGGGAAAGAAAATCGCCATCGGCGGCAGCATCACGCTGACGACCCAAGCCGTGCCGCGATACAGGCCAAGCACGATGAGGCCGTGCAGCCAGTCGGGGGCGTGAATCGCTTGAAACGCCATGGTGAGATACGTTTCGATCGTCCCGAACAAGCGGGCGAGCGAATCGGAAAATACGTTGGCGCCGGCGATCGTCATGTAAAGGACAGCGGCGAGCAGCGCCAGCATAATTGGAAATCCCCACCGCTTCGATGTGACGATCCGGTCAATCTGTTCCGTTCGGTCGCGTTTCACGCTGTTTTTATGGGTGACACATTCCTGGCAAAGTGCGGCGGATGTTTGAAAGATGGCGGTGACGATTTGTTCACGCGTATTGTCCGGCGCCAGTGACGCCGCTTCTTCCATTAAGCGGTCAAACCGATTTGACTGATCCGCAGCAGGCATACGCGTTCCCCTCCTTGATCAATGGTTGCGGCGGCTGCTTCAGCGCTTGAAGCAGCGATGAATCGCCGTCAAGGAGACGAAGAGCGATCCAGCGAGCAGGATACGTGTCTCCCATTACGTCTTTCACGAGTGGAAGAAGTTTGGCAATGCCTCGTTCGATTTCCGGGCTGTACCGGATGGAAAGCGGGTTGGTGTTGATGCGGCCATGCGCCATGGCATCCACTGTATCAAGCAGCGCATCGATTCCTTCCCGGTTGCGGGCCGAGATCGGCACGACCGGCACGCCGAGTTTGGCCGCCAATTTTTTTGTGTTGATGTGAATGCCTTTCTTTTTCGCTTCATCGATCAAGTTGACGGCGACAATGACGAGGCCGGTCATTTCCAACACTTGCAGCGCCAAATTTAAATTGCGCTCGAGCGCAGTTGCGTCAACGACGACGATCGTCATATCGGGTCGTTCAAACAGAAGAAAATCGCGTGCCACTTCTTCATCGGCGGAGTTGGAATAAAGCGAGTACGTTCCCGGCAAATCGACGAGGCGGTACGTTGCGCCGCGGTAAGTGAACTCCCCTTCCGCATGGGTGACCGTTTTTCCCGGCCAGTTGCCCGTATGTTGGCGCAGGCCGGTTAAGACGTTGAACAACGTGCTTTTTCCGGTGTTCGGATTTCCCATTAAGGCAATCGTATACGTCATATCAGTCATGGTGGATCTTCTCCCCGTAAATATAGTCACTTTCTTCTTTCCTTAATGCGATCGTCGTTCCACAAACGCGATAGGCGGTCGGGTCGCCAAGCGGGCTTCTTTGTCCAACCTTCACTTCCCCGCCGGGTACAAATCCCAAATCAAGCAACCGCCTTTTTAACACAGGATCAGGAACATCAACCTTTTCGATGCGAAATCGATCGCCTGGTTTCGTATCGGAGAGGCGGAAACGTTTTCCTTGTGCCATAAAAGTTTCCCTCCGGTTAATATTTTTTACCAAAGACATTTTTTTTGCTTAGACCAACTTTTGTGTTTATCATATTCCATTTGCCTCGCTGTTGTCAACGAATTTGTTTCATCGTTTTCTGACAGAGTTGTCGAATCAACAACCATTCAAAACAATCGAAAATCATGTTATCATATGAATAGTATGAATAAATTATCGGCAGAAAGGCGGTGACGGCGTCTAGTGACGCACGATGAAATGAAAGCGATTACGGAAGGGACAATTCTTTGGCAGCCGACGGAGGAACAAATCAAGAGCTCCAACCTTCATCGATATATGGATTGGTTGAGAGAACATAAAGGGCTCTCTTTCTCTTCATACCGCGAGCTGTGGACATGGTCGGTCGAGGAGCTTGAGTCATTTTGGGAAACCGTTTGGGAATATTGCGGTGTTCAGGCGGCGACGCCGTATGAATGTGTGCTGCGTGAACGGAAGATGCCGGGGGCGGAATGGTTTCCAGGCGCCACGCTCAACTATGCGAAACATATTTTCCGGCATGCGCGCGCTGACCGCCCGGCCATCGTTTTCCGCTCGGAACGCGTGCCGCACCGGGAAGTGTCATGGCAGGAGCTCGGCGAAAAAACGGCGGCGATCGCCAAAGCATTGCGAGCGATGGGAGTGAAGCGCGGCGATCGCGTCGTCGCCTATATGCCGAACATTCCGGAAACAGTGATGGCGTTTTTGGCCTGCGCCTCGATCGGCGCCATTTGGTCAAGCTGCTCGCCGGATTTTGGCGCCGGCAGCGTCATCGACCGGTTCGCACAAATCGAGCCGACCGTGTTGTTTGCGGTTGACGGCTGCCAATACAACGGCAAAGAGTTTGACAAAATGCCGGTCGTATCGGAATTGCGCACCAAATTGCCGTCATTGAAAAAGACGGTGCTGCTTCCGTATTGGCGAGGGCAGATGGAAGCTCCGGATGAGGGCGTCGTGCTGTGGGATGATGTCGTGGCGGACAAAGCGGAGCTCGTCTATGAAGACGTTCCATTTGATCACCCGCTTTGGATTTTATACTCCTCGGGCACGACCGGATTGCCGAAGCCGATCGTCCAAGGGCATGGCGGCATTTTGCTTGAGCATTTGAAAGCGCTCACGATTGCGGAAAACTTGACGAAAGACAGCACGTTTTTCTGGTTTACAACGACCGGGTGGATGATGTGGAACTTTTTGATCGGCGGGTTGCTTGCCGGCTCGACCATTGTGCTTTATGACGGCAGCCCGACGTACCCGGATGGCAATGTCTTATGGGATCTTGCGGAGAAAGCAGGCATCACCCATTTTGGCACGAGCGCGGCGTTTATCAACATCTGCATGAAGCTCGGCCTGAAGCCGAAAGAGCAATATGACTTATCGAAGCTCAAAGCCGTGCTTTCGACCGGTTCGCCGCTCACGGTTGAAGGGTTTGCCTGGGTGTATGAAAACGTCAAAGACAACATTTGCCTAGCGTCATGCAGCGGGGGAACGGATGTGTGCACCGCGTTTGTCGTGGGCTCCCCCATTTTGCCGGTGCGCGCCGGCGTCCTCTCGTGCCGCGCGCTGGGCGCGGATGTGCAGGCGTTTGATGAAAACGGCCAGCCGCTCGTCAACGAGGTTGGCGAGCTCGTCATCACGAAGCCGATGCCGTCGATGCCGCTCTTTTTCTGGAACGACCCGGACGGCGAACGGTATCGGAACAGCTATTTTGACACATACCCGGGCGTCTGGAAGCACGGCGACTGGATTAAAATTGACGAACAAGGCGGCTGCGTCATTTACGGCCGCTCCGACTCGACGATCAACCGCGCCGGCGTCCGCATGGGCACGAGTGAAATTTACCGCGCGGTCGAAGCCGTCGATGAGGTGCTTGAAAGCCTTATCATCGATTTGGAAATGATGGGCAAACAATCGTTCATGCCGCTCTTTGTCGTTCTCAAACCGGGTGCGGTGCTTGATGACGAGTTGAAAGAGCGCATCCGCCAGTCGATTCGGCAACACGTTTCGCCGCGCTTTGTTCCAGATGAAATTTACGAAGTGAAGCAAATTCCGAAAACGTTAAACGGCAAGAAAATGGAGATTCCGATCCGGAAGCTGCTCCTTGGCTTCCCGCTCGAAAAGGCGGTCAACCCGGGCTCGATGGCCAATCCGGAGGCGCTCGACTTTTTCCTCGAGCTGGCGAAGACGCTGGGGGCGAAGATGGAGATCCGCTGAAATCCTTTCTTCAAACGTGCGAAAGGTTGTTATGAAAGAAATCACAGGGGGGAAGAAAGCAAGCGGGCTAGGCTAGTCTGGAAATCCATCGGTGATGGAGAAGCGGATGGTGGTGAAAGAGATTCATGGTGGAAAGCCCGAAAGGCCCGTTTAGGGGAACCTTTCGGGTTTCTTTCACGCAACGAAGCTGGAAGTGTGAATATGACGATGAGCAGTGGAATGTTGGTTTATGACGGGTATATTCACATACAATATGGAACATGTGGTAAATGCCGAAAAAATCGACGAAATCAGAGAGGACTGACGTCTAATACATATTCAACGCCGTCTTGACCCGCTTGATCTCTTTTTTGTTTTCAAACAGCTCTTCGACCAAAATGTTTTGGCCGTTGGCGACGTCGGTGAGCCGTTTGTCCATGTCGAATACTTGCCGGCTTAATTGGCTGAGTTGTTCATTGGTTTGCTGCACTTGTTTGGTGAGTTGCTCGACTTGCACATGGGTTTGCTCCACTTGTTTGTTCAATTGCTGCACTTGTCCGCCGAGCTGCTGTACTTTCTCGTTCGTTTGCTGCATCTGTTTGCTAAGCTGTCCGACTTGTTCGTTTGTCTGTTGGAGCTGATCGGCGAGTTCTTTAATGGCTTGCCAAATCATTTCATTTGAGATGGTTCCCATTCGACAATCTCCTTTCCGGTTCGATTCTTTTTCTATTATACATGACAAAAGAAGGAAACCATAGAGGAAAAATGACGAAAATTTTTTCTTTGCGGCGCGTCCTTCGAATGTGATATAACAAAAGAATGTCAACAGCATGCACATACTGGGGGATGAACATGGTGATCCGTGTCAGCCATTTGCATAAATCGTTCCGCGTCTATCGCCGCGAAGCGGGATGGCTTGAGGCGGCGCGCAGTTTATGGCGGCGCGACTACCGCGTCATTGAGGCGGTGAAAGATGTTTCGTTTACGATTGAAAAAGGGGAGATTGTCGGCTTTTTGGGCCCGAACGGGGCGGGGAAAACGACGACGATGAAAATGTTGGCTGGGTTGTTGCATCCGACATCAGGGGAGATTACGGTCGGCGGGTTTGTGCCGTTTGAGCAAAAGCGGGAGTTTAAAAAAATGATGAGTTTGGTGATGGGGCAAAAAAGCCAGCTCATTTGGGACATTCCGCCGATGGAGACGTTTTTGGTCAATAAAGCGATTTATGACATCGACGATCGGTCGTTCCGCCAGACGCTCGATGAGCTCACCGAGCTGCTGGATTTGGCCCCGCTATTGGACAAACCGACTCGCAGCCTGTCGCTCGGGCAGCGGATGCGCTGTGAGCTGGCGGCGGCTCTTTTGCATCAGCCGAACGTGTTGTTTTTGGATGAGCCGACGATCGGGCTGGACGTTCATACGCAAGAAAACGTGCGCCGCTTTATCGTCGATTACAACCGGGAGCATGAGACGACGATTTTGTTGACGTCGCATTACATGGGCGATGTCGCGGCGCTTTGCGACCGGGTGATGATCATCAACTATGGGCGGCTCATTTACGACGGGGATCTTGCGGTGCTGACGGAGAAGTTGGCGCCGTACAAGCGGCTGGAGGTTCGGTTTGCGCGGCTGCCGAATGTCGATTGGAGCGAGTACGGCGAAGTGGCGGAAATGGAAGAAGGAACGGTCGTATTGCGGGTGGCGCGCGAGGCGGCGGCGGAGGCCGCGGCGCGGCTTTTGGAGCGGTTTGATGTCCGCGACATCAATATTGAAGACCCGCCGCTTGAGGAAGTGATTACGCGCGCGTTTCAGGAGGAGAGTGTATGATTCGCAAATATATCGCCCTGCTGCGGATGAAATATATTGAAATGCTTGCATACCGCTTGGCGACGTTTGTCTGGATGACGGGCGCCGTTGCGCAGCCCCTCATTACGATGTTTGTCTGGATGAACATTCATCCGGAAGAGAGCGAGTCGTTCGTTTTCTATTTTATGGCGGTCATTTTCGTCGAGCGGATGACGAGCGCGTGGGATGTATGGGAGCTGGACCGCGAAATTCGCGAAGGGACGTTTTCGAACTTGTTGCTGCGGCCGCTTCATCCCATTCATTGGGCGATCGCGGAGAACATCATTTATAAATGGCTGTTTGCCGTCATTTTAGTGCCTGTCTGGGTGGTGGCGGCGGTATTTTGGCCAGCGCTTCTCCCGCACATGACGGGAAGCCAGGTGGTGTTGTTTTTGCTGGCGGTGGTGTTGGGAGCGGCGCTTCGTTTTTTGCTTAGCTACTCGTGCGGGCTGCTCGCGTTTTGGGTGACAAAGGTGGCGGCTGTGTACGGCGTGATCGACGTCATTTCCTTGTTTTTGTCGGGGCGGATTGCACCGCTGGAAATGCTTCCGCCGCAGCTTCGCGAATGGAGCGAGTGGCTGCCGTTCCGCTATATGATCAGTTTTCCAATTGAAATCGCCACCGGGGCGGCGGATCGAGGAGAGGTGGCGCGCGGTTTTGCGATCGCTGCCGGGTGGATGATTGTCTTGATTGCCGCTTTGCAATGGCTGTGGAAGGTGGGAATGCGAAAAAATCAGGCGGTAGGTGGGTGAACATGCGACGATACGGACGAGTGTTCCGCGAGTTTTTCCGCGCTTGTTTGGTCGAGGAAATGGAATACCGGAGCGAGTTTTTTGGCAATTTCATCGCCAGCTTTTTCGGCATCGCGGTTGCGCTGTTGACCGTCCATATCTTTTTTTACCAGACGGACCGCTTAGGCGGCTGGACGTATGGGGAAGTGCTTGTGCTGCTCGGCGTCTTTAATGCGTTGCGCGGGTTCATCGATTTTGCCCTCCGCCCGAACATGCCAAGACTGCTTGAGCACGTCCGGCGCGGCACGCTCGATTACGTGTTGACGAAGCCGGTCGACAGCATGTTTTACATCAGCTTCCGCCATCTTGTTTTTTGGCGGCTCATCGATGTCGCGCTCGGCCTTGGCGTCATCGGCTACGGCTTGTATGTCGAGCGCTATGTTCCGTCGGCGGCGGACGTATGCATGTTTCTCATCGTGATGGCCGCTTCGCTTTTGCTTATTTACTCGCTATGGATGATGCTTATGACGACGTCGTTTTGGGTCGTGCGGATCGACGATTTGTCATTTATTTTCGATTCGTTTTTTGATACGGCCCGCTTCCCCGGCAGCATGTACCGCGGCGCCGTGCGCTTCGTCATTACATACGTCCTGCCGGCGGTGTTGATCACGAACACGCCGGCTTTGGCGCTGCTTGGCAAATGGAGCGTTCCGGCGGCGCTTGCAGCTTTGGCTGTGGCCATGTTCTTTTTATGGCTTGCCCGCCGCTTTTGGCGGTTTGCCTTGCGTTTTTATACGGGGGCGGGCGGGTGAGGAAAAAGCCTCTGAACGGGGGCTTTTTTTATGGGGTGGTTCGGTATCCGTTCCGAGCCCTTATATGAGTGCCGTGCTGCTCGCGCTTGCCTTGCGTGCCTGCCCATTGGGTTTGGAAATGTATCGAGTTCATCGATGGTGCAAAGCGTCATGCGCTCGGTTCGCTTCTGGCCGACGTGAACGATGGGGAAGCGTTCGGTTGGCGTTTTCTTTCCTTGTATTGGCTCGGGGTGCCCTTCTTCCGGCGGCTGCCCCGCTTGGACCAACTTTCTCCTGAGATGTTCGGTTGGAAGGAAGAACGGACATGGATCGGGAAGCAGGGAAAAACGTTTCTCTTCCTTGATATCCATTGA is a window of Geobacillus kaustophilus DNA encoding:
- a CDS encoding LytR/AlgR family response regulator transcription factor — its product is MNDLKIVIADDDASSRSILRHFIHLFPNYDVVAEATSGEEFLQLVLQEQPDIVLVDINMPGLDGMEAVKICRQLFPALQVIFITGYDEFAVEAFEVSATDYIVKPIERTRLFYALEKARKLIEMAKQCAAVKAKQPSKRLGIRSKNSIVLLPMEDILFVEKESRKTVIHTANERYETTETLNEIERELDNCFFKTHRSYIINLKKIVKITQVGETYLAHFFDSEKVAYISKLKFHEVQRRIFDMNN
- a CDS encoding nucleoside recognition domain-containing protein, with protein sequence MPAADQSNRFDRLMEEAASLAPDNTREQIVTAIFQTSAALCQECVTHKNSVKRDRTEQIDRIVTSKRWGFPIMLALLAAVLYMTIAGANVFSDSLARLFGTIETYLTMAFQAIHAPDWLHGLIVLGLYRGTAWVVSVMLPPMAIFFPVFALLENYGYLPRVAFNMDRLFKKAGAHGKQSLTMAMGFGCNAAAIMSTRIIESPRERMLAILTNNFVPCNGRWPTLILLSSLFMAAGYTGGWNTFVTAGAVVAIVLFGIIVTLTVSWILSKTALRGIPTHYTLELPPYRRPKIMETIVRATLDKSLYVLKRAVTVAAPAGIVTWILGNIHVGDATVLAYLADWLDPFAKALGLDGYILMAFILGLPANEIVVPILLMGYLSAGALTEVDGLHSLKQILLDHGWTWLTALNMMLFSLLHYPCGTTLVNIYKETKSAKWTFVAFALPTAIAIAVTFTTAQLARWSGLI
- a CDS encoding FeoB small GTPase domain-containing protein, with product MTDMTYTIALMGNPNTGKSTLFNVLTGLRQHTGNWPGKTVTHAEGEFTYRGATYRLVDLPGTYSLYSNSADEEVARDFLLFERPDMTIVVVDATALERNLNLALQVLEMTGLVIVAVNLIDEAKKKGIHINTKKLAAKLGVPVVPISARNREGIDALLDTVDAMAHGRINTNPLSIRYSPEIERGIAKLLPLVKDVMGDTYPARWIALRLLDGDSSLLQALKQPPQPLIKEGNAYACCGSVKSV
- a CDS encoding FeoA family protein, whose amino-acid sequence is MAQGKRFRLSDTKPGDRFRIEKVDVPDPVLKRRLLDLGFVPGGEVKVGQRSPLGDPTAYRVCGTTIALRKEESDYIYGEKIHHD
- a CDS encoding acetoacetate--CoA ligase; translation: MKAITEGTILWQPTEEQIKSSNLHRYMDWLREHKGLSFSSYRELWTWSVEELESFWETVWEYCGVQAATPYECVLRERKMPGAEWFPGATLNYAKHIFRHARADRPAIVFRSERVPHREVSWQELGEKTAAIAKALRAMGVKRGDRVVAYMPNIPETVMAFLACASIGAIWSSCSPDFGAGSVIDRFAQIEPTVLFAVDGCQYNGKEFDKMPVVSELRTKLPSLKKTVLLPYWRGQMEAPDEGVVLWDDVVADKAELVYEDVPFDHPLWILYSSGTTGLPKPIVQGHGGILLEHLKALTIAENLTKDSTFFWFTTTGWMMWNFLIGGLLAGSTIVLYDGSPTYPDGNVLWDLAEKAGITHFGTSAAFINICMKLGLKPKEQYDLSKLKAVLSTGSPLTVEGFAWVYENVKDNICLASCSGGTDVCTAFVVGSPILPVRAGVLSCRALGADVQAFDENGQPLVNEVGELVITKPMPSMPLFFWNDPDGERYRNSYFDTYPGVWKHGDWIKIDEQGGCVIYGRSDSTINRAGVRMGTSEIYRAVEAVDEVLESLIIDLEMMGKQSFMPLFVVLKPGAVLDDELKERIRQSIRQHVSPRFVPDEIYEVKQIPKTLNGKKMEIPIRKLLLGFPLEKAVNPGSMANPEALDFFLELAKTLGAKMEIR
- a CDS encoding ABC transporter ATP-binding protein — translated: MIRVSHLHKSFRVYRREAGWLEAARSLWRRDYRVIEAVKDVSFTIEKGEIVGFLGPNGAGKTTTMKMLAGLLHPTSGEITVGGFVPFEQKREFKKMMSLVMGQKSQLIWDIPPMETFLVNKAIYDIDDRSFRQTLDELTELLDLAPLLDKPTRSLSLGQRMRCELAAALLHQPNVLFLDEPTIGLDVHTQENVRRFIVDYNREHETTILLTSHYMGDVAALCDRVMIINYGRLIYDGDLAVLTEKLAPYKRLEVRFARLPNVDWSEYGEVAEMEEGTVVLRVAREAAAEAAARLLERFDVRDINIEDPPLEEVITRAFQEESV
- a CDS encoding ABC transporter permease — protein: MIRKYIALLRMKYIEMLAYRLATFVWMTGAVAQPLITMFVWMNIHPEESESFVFYFMAVIFVERMTSAWDVWELDREIREGTFSNLLLRPLHPIHWAIAENIIYKWLFAVILVPVWVVAAVFWPALLPHMTGSQVVLFLLAVVLGAALRFLLSYSCGLLAFWVTKVAAVYGVIDVISLFLSGRIAPLEMLPPQLREWSEWLPFRYMISFPIEIATGAADRGEVARGFAIAAGWMIVLIAALQWLWKVGMRKNQAVGG
- a CDS encoding ABC transporter permease, which codes for MRRYGRVFREFFRACLVEEMEYRSEFFGNFIASFFGIAVALLTVHIFFYQTDRLGGWTYGEVLVLLGVFNALRGFIDFALRPNMPRLLEHVRRGTLDYVLTKPVDSMFYISFRHLVFWRLIDVALGLGVIGYGLYVERYVPSAADVCMFLIVMAASLLLIYSLWMMLMTTSFWVVRIDDLSFIFDSFFDTARFPGSMYRGAVRFVITYVLPAVLITNTPALALLGKWSVPAALAALAVAMFFLWLARRFWRFALRFYTGAGG